Part of the Pseudomonas oryzicola genome is shown below.
AGCCCAGCACCTGGCCAAGAGCTACAAGGGGCGGCAGGTCGTACGTGACGTCAGCCTGTCGATCGACAGCGGCCAGATCGTCGGCCTGCTCGGCCCCAACGGCGCCGGCAAGACCACCTGCTTCTACATGATCGTCGGCCTGGTTCAGGCCGATCAGGGGCGCGTGCTGATCGACAACCTCGATGTCAGCCACCAGCCCATGCATGGCCGCGCCCGCGCCGGTATCGGCTACCTGCCGCAGGAAGCCTCGATCTTCCGCAAGCTGTCGGTGGCCGATAACATCATGGCCATTCTCGAGACCCGCAAGGACCTCGACCGCGAAGGCCGTCGCAAGGAACTGGAAAGCCTGCTGCAGGAGTTCCACATCAGCCACATTCGCGACAACCTCGGCATGAGCCTGTCCGGTGGCGAGCGCCGTCGCGTCGAAATCGCCCGCGCACTGGCGACCGCGCCCAAGTTCATCCTGCTGGACGAACCGTTTGCCGGTGTCGACCCGATCTCCGTCGGCGACATCAAGCAGATCATCCACCATCTCAAGGCCAAGGGCATCGGCGTACTGATCACCGACCACAACGTCCGCGAGACCCTGGATATCTGCGAAACCGCCTATATCGTCAATGATGGCCGCCTCATCGCCGAAGGCGACGCCGAGACCATCCTGGCCAACGACCTGGTCAAAGAGGTTTACCTGGGCCACGAGTTCCGGCTCTGAACCCAGTGCGCGCCTGGAGTGCCGGCAATTCGCCCTGCAATCGAGGGTAAAGTTGTTACAGTGCTCTAGGCAAACGCTACAATTTAAGGCATAAAACTTGCTTGATCTGGCGCCCCGGCGCCCTCGTGTAGTGGATGGCGCATGCGCGCCGGCGAACAAGGTATTTAGCCCCAGCCATGAAACCATCGCTCGTCCTAAAAATGGGCCAGCAACTGACGATGACGCCGCAGTTGCAACAGGCCATCCGCCTGCTCCAGCTCTCCACCCTGGACCTCCAACAGGAAATCCAGGAAGCGCTGGAGTCGAACCCGATGCTCGAACGTCAGGAAGACGGCGACGACTTCGACAACAGCGACCCGATGGCGGACAACGCCGAGAACAAACCGGCCGCCGAAGTTCAGGACAACAGCTTCCAGGAAAGCACCACCAGTGCCGACAACCTTGAAGACGGTGAGTGGAGCGAGCGCATTCCCAACGAGCTGCCGGTGGACACCGCCTGGGAAGACATCTACCAG
Proteins encoded:
- the lptB gene encoding LPS export ABC transporter ATP-binding protein; the protein is MATLKAQHLAKSYKGRQVVRDVSLSIDSGQIVGLLGPNGAGKTTCFYMIVGLVQADQGRVLIDNLDVSHQPMHGRARAGIGYLPQEASIFRKLSVADNIMAILETRKDLDREGRRKELESLLQEFHISHIRDNLGMSLSGGERRRVEIARALATAPKFILLDEPFAGVDPISVGDIKQIIHHLKAKGIGVLITDHNVRETLDICETAYIVNDGRLIAEGDAETILANDLVKEVYLGHEFRL